In the genome of Candidatus Eremiobacteraceae bacterium, the window GCCGCGATGGCGTCGCGCGCGACGGCCGGCGTCTCCGACGGCTTGCGGAAAACATCGACGATGTCTGGCGGCCCCAGAGCGGTCGTAAATGCTGCCAGCGTTGGATAACACGGCACGCCGTCGATATTCGCGTAAGCCGGATTGACGCCATATGCCTGGACACCGTGAGCGCGCAAGTACTTATACACGAAATAGCTGGCCCGCAACGGATTGGCGCTCGCCCCGATCACGGCGACGTTTCGGGCGGAGGCGAGCAGATCGCGGCGCTGGCCGGCTGTCGTCAGAATCACGAGACCGGTGCCGCTGCGAAGCGACGGACGGCCGCGAATCCCTGCTCGAGATCCCAGATGAGATCGTCGGCGTCTTCGAGCCCGACTGAGAGCCTGATCATATCAGGCGTGATGCCGGCGCCC includes:
- a CDS encoding CoA-binding protein, which translates into the protein MILTTAGQRRDLLASARNVAVIGASANPLRASYFVYKYLRAHGVQAYGVNPAYANIDGVPCYPTLAAFTTALGPPDIVDVFRKPSETPAVARDAIAAGAKAIWFQYGVINDEAIKIADDAGLTVVVDRCMKVEHARFHGGLSTAGMNSGVISSRWRA